The following are encoded together in the Juglans microcarpa x Juglans regia isolate MS1-56 chromosome 2D, Jm3101_v1.0, whole genome shotgun sequence genome:
- the LOC121248062 gene encoding cytokinin hydroxylase, with translation MTMAMVVLTTLLVLFLSLLFKIALDTLSCYFINPRRIKKVMERQGVRGPKPRPLKGNILDMASLVAQTTSQDMKSINHDIVGRLLPHYVAWSEQYGKRFMFWNGVEPRMCLTETELIKEFLSKYSTTSGRSWQQQQGSKHFIGRGLLMANGKDWYHQRHIVARTFMGDKLKSYAGYMVECTKEILQSLQNNVKSGQTEFEIGEYMTKLTADVISRTEFDCNYEKGKQIFQLLTVLQRLCAQATRKLYLPGSRFFPSKYNREIKVMKMEVERLLMEIIQSRKDCVEIGRSSSYGTDLLGMLLNEMQKKRSEGGLSINLQLIMDECKTFFFAGHETTALLLTWTIMLLASNTSWQDKVRAEVKQVCNGGTPSVDHLSKLTVLNMVINETLRLYPPATVLPRMALEDIKLGDLHIPKGLSIWIPVLAIHHSKELWGKDANEFNPERFASKSFTPGRFIPFAAGPRNCVGQGFAMMEAKIILSMLISRFSFTISENYRHAPITVLTIKPKYGVQVCLKPLIIP, from the exons ATGACCATGGCCATGGTGGTGCTCACAACTCTCTTGGTTCTATTCCTCTCTTTGTTGTTCAAAATTGCTCTCGACACACTTTCGTGCTACTTCATAAACCCAAGACGCATCAAGAAAGTCATGGAGAGGCAAGGAGTGCGTGGCCCCAAACCCCGGCCTCTCAAAGGCAACATCTTGGACATGGCTTCCCTTGTTGCCCAAACTACCTCCCAAGACATGAAATCCATCAACCATGACATCGTTGGCCGCCTTTTACCGCATTACGTAGCTTGGTCCGAACAATACG GAAAGAGATTTATGTTTTGGAATGGGGTGGAGCCCCGGATGTGTTTGACGGAGACTGAATTGATAAAAGAATTTTTGTCGAAGTACAGCACGACGTCCGGTAGATCATGGCAACAACAACAAGGgtcaaaacattttattgggAGAGGTTTATTAATGGCTAACGGCAAAGATTGGTATCACCAGCGTCATATCGTTGCCCGGACCTTTATGGGAGACAAACTCAAG aGCTATGCTGGGTACATGGTGGAATGCACTAAGGAGATACTCCAATCACTgcaaaataatgtaaaatcaGGCCAAACTGAGTTCGAAATTGGTGAATACATGACTAAGCTCACTGCAGACGTAATTTCTAGAACCGAGTTCGATTGTAATTATGAGAAGGGAAAGCAAATATTCCAACTCCTAACAGTTTTGCAGCGTCTCTGTGCCCAAGCAACCCGCAAGTTGTACCTTCCCGGAAGTCG gTTTTTTCCAAGTAAAtataatagagaaataaaagTAATGAAGATGGAAGTGGAGAGGTTATTAATGGAGATAATTCAAAGCAGAAAAGACTGTGTAGAGATTGGTCGGAGCAGTTCATATGGGACTGATTTGCTTGGTATGCTGCTTAATGAGATGCAAAAGAAGAGATCAGAGGGTGGACTCAGCATAAATTTACAACTAATCATGGATGAATGCAAAACATTCTTTTTTGCTGGGCATGAAACCACTGCCCTCTTACTCACATGGACTATAATGTTACTAGCAAGCAACACTTCTTGGCAAGATAAGGTTCGTGCTGAGGTGAAGCAGGTCTGCAATGGTGGAACTCCCTCTGTTGATCATCTCTCCAAGCTCACCGTG TTAAATATGGTGATAAATGAAACTCTTAGACTCTACCCGCCCGCAACTGTTCTCCCTCGAATGGCCTTGGAAGATATTAAACTAGGTGATCTGCATATTCCAAAGGGTCTATCAATATGGATCCCAGTGCTTGCAATTCATCATAGCAAAGAATTATGGGGCAAAGATGCAAACGAGTTCAACCCGGAAAGATTTGCTTCAAAGTCATTCACACCTGGGCGGTTCATCCCTTTTGCTGCTGGCCCCAGAAACTGTGTTGGCCAGGGTTTTGCCATGATGGAAGCCAAGATCATATTATCCATGTTGATCTCCCGGTTTAGCTTCACCATTTCAGAGAATTATCGTCATGCTCCTATCACCGTTCTCACAATAAAGCCTAAGTATGGGGTTCAAGTATGTTTGAAGCCCTTAATTATCCCTTGA